The Glycine max cultivar Williams 82 chromosome 3, Glycine_max_v4.0, whole genome shotgun sequence sequence CTCTCTTGATTACAAGGAAAATCCAACGGAAGAAAAACATACATATGAGCTTTGTGGGACCCATTAGTAGTAATGGATCTCATGTAGTATTTGTTTCTCTGCTGTTGAATCGAGAATATTTTTCCTAGTTAATTAATTGTAGTATTTATGTTTATGAGGAttagtaaataaattattgagaacctttaaattataattcttttttatcaatctaatcagcaaaagaaagttttgtttttgttcatttatttatcttttttaaagttTACTACAATATTCACTGTTATCCTTTTCATTATacttattctttatttaattcttaaatatttatatttttttcataattaagaaAGAACATTTAATCTTGTCAAGTATgcttattaaaaatgttaaatttaggTGGTATTAATTCCTCGGCATGCCATCTTACctattttcacctttttttttttttttttactgtgaaTCAGTGAATGATGATTAAAGAAAAGAGCATAGGAAAAATGAATGTGTGACAGTGTTgagttagaaaaacaaaaagggaataAGTGTTTCTGTTCAACGTAATTGCAATACTAATTCAAACAcatccttaattttcttttaacatGTTTGacgaaaaagattaaaaataaaaaaaaaattgaaacttataggtaaaatataaaaaataattttaagaacaaaaataaaaaagagctaaattacaaaaactaaaaacttaacTAAGTCTAATTTGTTAAGAGTAAATAATTCATGCACTAATGCACTAATAGTCTAACAtgtagtttaaatatttttatattattatctaatatttataataaatttattaacttttataataattattataaagatcatatttattataattttggatTGATATTTATCGACTTCTTATATTAAcagtacataaaaaaaattaattacattcctttttattctaaaaattaatttctaaattataaaattattctgaaaattaatttccaaaatataggaggtggtaaaaaaaaaaaagctaaaactaATTGTAGTTTATTACAGATTTGAACGCACCGCTTGTTTAACACCCAGAAGCAAATGATTTAGTGGTAAAAATAATTCTCCTGAAGAAAGCAATATTAGATGTcatgacaatttttatttttatagtattttGAATTTGTGGGGACGATAAAATCACCTGCAaagttatcttatttttttcctcaataTATCATTTTGTGTTTTGGTCAAATGGTAATCGTGACGAGTTACAAATAGTATAAACGAGGATAATTAGGTCCACATATTTCACAGCTTGAGTCTTACATTTAATGAATTGAATAATGACAACTTTATGTGAGTGCATGGCATCTATTATGCGCAGCCATGCCACATCCgttgaaattgaaatataatgGGGACAAAGCTTGGAAGTTGGAACCCTAGATTGAGATATTCTGCAGTTATGTTTTCAATTGCACAAATCCTAACCTTTCAAaagatttgttattttaattaaaaaaaattgacagttattttaattaaattgaaacatgaaatttccttttgaaaattAATCGCAGTTGAATTTAAAACTGCACCTCCAATGAGCCTGTTTGAATAACGAATTAGGAGTTTttctattagatttttttttggttagaaaagtttttaaaaacttttttaactTTGTATTCAAACAGGTCTAATATATAGTTGAATCACTCAATGAAAAGACGTTAagttaaaaagagaaaatcaactGGAGAAGTGAACACTAagattatgatgaaattcctaaagaaatccATATATCGtaccttaattataattttatattatgattgattaaaatatgtaatttaattatttataggaTTTAGCTCATGAATTATAAATTCTTTGATATTGTTTTCAATTCCcatgaatatatttttcttttaattattatggtTCAATCACGATACAACTGCAAATAAACCAGTAAAATGTAAGCAAGTAGTTTCACTTATTCCATTACCAGTCCAAATTTCTAAAACAGgccaaaaatcattttagtcaTCAATTGTTTACATAATACAGCATACATCCAAGTTGGcaaagaaaaatacaatttcTGGTAACATAGGCCACTAGTTACAGCCCAATTGCAAGACCCTAATCTTTTAGAACTTCAGCGTGGGCGTTACTACATAACAAACTCTGTTCTTGGAGAACTATATTGATGGTAAATCAACAACTAATGAACTAACAGTGGATTCACTGTTTTGCACACTCAGTGTGCATAATCATTGGTGGCAGAAGAAATCAAAAGGTGTCCGTGGTgtggaataagccatggaaagtATCTTAGAAGCTATCAATGTATTTGCAGCCTCAGTTTGATGAATTCCATCCCAACTCACATACCGAGCCCCTTCATCACAAACCTGATAACCAGGTTGACCACATGTCACCCTTACGTCAAAATTGTAAGGAGGCCCTCCATAGCCGCAACATACCATCAACGGATTCGAGAAACCTAATCAATAATGCATtcacaaacatcatcaaaattatgataataataagaGTAATCCAATAACTTGAACCATTTGCAAGTTAACCCCATTGAGGAATGCTTGCTCACCAGTAGCAACACATTCCTTCAAATATACCTTCCagtattggttaaaatttattagaaattacaaaattataagtGTGACATGTTAAATAAGAAGTGAGACCTACAAAATTTTGTGATATCTAACAAATTTCAGCCAATAACAAATGTGTTCAAACTGTGCAGATATATATAGTCATCTAAATGTGCCAATTATGTCATCATAATATATGGAGTGAAAGTAGGAAAACTTGATTCAGTTTAGCAACATAAGAGTGAGTCAAATAATAATGGATACTTAAATGAGAAGAAAGTGGTTGCTTGGATTTACCATATTTCGCGGCATTTGTGATGAGGTCATACTTAATGGTATAAATATCAACATAGACTAAAGTAGCATCTTTCAGTTCAGATCTTAGTTTCTGAGTTGAATGAAGCAGCTCTTCATTAAACAATCTTGCTGCAGAGTTATAACTAGAAAGACATCCCAATGAATCTAGATCCTTCTTCTGAGCCAGTGCGAGTATTTTTGGAAGACAGCCCAACGGCCCAGTATTGTGAACCCAAAACTTCCTGGCACCATCATTATATAAATTCTGCATACAGATAGAGAAGGCAAACATCACACTCTAAGaaggagaaataaaaataaaaaaataaactcagaaaaataataagatcaATGTACATCATCCACCCAAGATCTTGTTGCAGCTTATTGTAATAAAGGGCAAATTAGTAGTTACGTAGAAATGTCTTCTCACTCTTATCTATAATCTATTGAGTTCTGATAAAGAATTTTAACGCTCACAATATAAACACTACGAAACATTTGCCAATGCAGAGAATGCACTCAATTAAAGGGAAATGAATTAGAAGAAAAGGGAGAGATTATCTGGACATAAAGGATAGGCAAGAACGTTAGGATCACTTTTATGGTTACACTCAGCCCCTTCTACCAACCTAAATCAACAATCATCAATACTAAACAAAGAAAATTAGTCAGATTCGTTGATAGTGAGCGAGTTtactaaaacattttgaagaacGCTGGACTGACCTTAACAGCATTCTCAATTTCAGTTATAACTGCTGGGATTTTCTTGATGACTTGCGCATATGACAGATTTTTGGCAAATGAATCAGCAAGGTCATTTTGTCCAATATCAATCAAGTAGAGTGCATCACGGAAGCCTTCATCATTGATCAAATTTCTTGCACCTACGCAAGTTTACAGTGCAATCAGATCATTCTTAAGTACAAATTCATAaatgaatatgaattttttcCCAGTTAAAGAAATACT is a genomic window containing:
- the LOC100790553 gene encoding GDSL esterase/lipase At1g09390 isoform X1; translated protein: MMGCGGAISVSLLLLLLSCFTEIALAGCDKAPVLFVFGDSNSDTGGLASGLGFPINPPNGRNFFHRSTGRLSDGRLLIDLLSTGHGDRGPNAAPLASDDVRLRGLSLNASLLVPYLDALSGTSFTNGANFAVVGSSTLPKYVPFSLNIQVMQFRRFKARSLELVTAGARNLINDEGFRDALYLIDIGQNDLADSFAKNLSYAQVIKKIPAVITEIENAVKNLYNDGARKFWVHNTGPLGCLPKILALAQKKDLDSLGCLSSYNSAARLFNEELLHSTQKLRSELKDATLVYVDIYTIKYDLITNAAKYGFSNPLMVCCGYGGPPYNFDVRVTCGQPGYQVCDEGARYVSWDGIHQTEAANTLIASKILSMAYSTPRTPFDFFCHQ
- the LOC100790553 gene encoding GDSL esterase/lipase At1g09390 isoform X2 → MMGCGGAISVSLLLLLLSCFTEIALAGCDKAPVLFVFGDSNSDTGGLASGLGFPINPPNGRNFFHRSTGRLSDGRLLIDLLCLSLNASLLVPYLDALSGTSFTNGANFAVVGSSTLPKYVPFSLNIQVMQFRRFKARSLELVTAGARNLINDEGFRDALYLIDIGQNDLADSFAKNLSYAQVIKKIPAVITEIENAVKNLYNDGARKFWVHNTGPLGCLPKILALAQKKDLDSLGCLSSYNSAARLFNEELLHSTQKLRSELKDATLVYVDIYTIKYDLITNAAKYGFSNPLMVCCGYGGPPYNFDVRVTCGQPGYQVCDEGARYVSWDGIHQTEAANTLIASKILSMAYSTPRTPFDFFCHQ